A portion of the Mytilus galloprovincialis chromosome 12, xbMytGall1.hap1.1, whole genome shotgun sequence genome contains these proteins:
- the LOC143054625 gene encoding uncharacterized protein LOC143054625: MEFCAVGKLSLSQEQCSRSTGDYELLGNLTLSIQGHLKRLKITGEIESEGRLIAVRLGIFDEQSKWGNLTVCSHHRKLLGVQWAPKERHTCQYPMHQGKGKPERSITLKNSKDIQKLYGKILQVGTGICQTCRKRHTEKMQAPECSFQENSAKRTFSLVHKTGEFQQDQIQECCMEESSPGSAFGSLPITEDYQQDQIQDGAVYHGTQSSITSIYTSDGSEVWEPSQSSTTSSTVDSIHILNEAIEHMSSGNISPIKSTLRTDLETAGRTTRWYYKRKAEESIEALLETIAPGQGLELLKLTKFFKGSDNEYCEDENSLTNLASIYENAETWQTKRQILSIMTDKASKQELMNIIPGLTKWRIDEARKHSKEKGSGMPVGDKKLTRERLCPLKIDHFMEFISQPHYLQDVAYGTKTIKLSTGVILTIPNVVRTVIHTRLIDTYTKLCSEINYLPLSERTLFRILNLCAASKRKNLAGLDSVMQAGTDAFLKLEEIRVQLGDVFVDNTGKDDIQDSKKYIKGDFKTHLEMSDNCSFHCITFALSDPKEKSYRSQCHHNHQDNCDRCSKLETIFSKLEEKINSVIDADLQEELKHDLSQSKINIHNWKNHIIRSANQNKAKTNIISTLSPNQILIFMDWAMKYIPIIDRESQSEWFGKKGLNWHVTAVCIRKSEEEGMKIYCYIHIFDSCTQNWYSVASILEDVLTVVKEKDDTINEAYIRSDNAGCYKSAPLLLSLPGISNRSRINIKRYDFSDAQGGKDICDRRIAPIKQHMKAYANEGHSIKTANQMKKAIESYGGIAGTFTCVVKINQEKQTLHKWKWPGISELSNFEWYDDGSLKVWKQYDIGPGKLITATDVQKMLFRKSQNETELVVIEPFIAECKAFKDTSSSVRVNNPVKYYCSEPNCISFFSTNLQLEEHLDVGCHSYTLEHETTYDKITKKWGQLCTSVQLSNIPNNSNTGNTECNENIVSSLQTGWALRQQRKSARFSIKLKQHLNRLYDSGNRSGDRADPCKVAESLKKMKDAEGKKVFDKDEWISAQQIASYFSRCTYQKSVKVQVIETEEDEDLNEIIQQVQEIENERNLTLLRHEVLESLQDN, encoded by the exons ATGGAATTCTGTGCTGTTGGGAAACTTAGTTTGTCACAGGAACAATGTAGCCGGTCTACAGGTGACTATGAGCTTTTGGGAAATTTAACACTATCAATACAGGGGCATTTGAAAAGATTAAAGATAACAGGAGAAATTGAATCAGAGGGGAGGCTGATAGCTGTTCGCCTGGGtatttttgatgaacaaagtaaatGGGGAAACCTTACAGTATGTTCCCATCACCGGAAATTACTCGGCGTTCAATGGGCACCAAAGGAAAGACATACATGCCAGTACCCTATGCACCAAGGAAAAGGAAAGCCTGAGCGTTCAATAACTTTGAAGAATTCCAAAGACATCCAGAAATTGTATGGAAAAATTCTACAAGTTGGAACAG gAATATGCCAGACATGCAGGAAAAGACACACTGAAAAGATGCAAGCTCCAG aatgcaGTTTTCAAGAAAATTCAGCCAAGAGAACATTCAGTCTTGTACACAAAACTGGGGAATTTCAGCAAGATCAGATACAAG AATGCTGTATGGAAGAAAGTTCCCCTGGAAGTGCCTTTGGAAGTTTACCCATTACTGAGGATTATCAACAGGATCAGATACAGG ATGGAGCAGTTTATCATGGAACACAATCATCAATAACATCCATTTACACCTCTGATGGCAGTGAAGTATGGGAACCATCCCAATCTAGTACCACATCATCAACAGTGGATAGCATACATATCTTGAATGAAGCAATTGAACACATGTCTTCTGGTAATATAAGTCCTATTAAGAGTACCCTTAGAACAGATCTTGAAACAGCAGGAAGAACCACAAGATGGTATTATAAAAGAAAGGCAGAGGAATCAATTGAAGCTCTCTTAGAAACAATTGCCCCAGGGCAAGGTTTAgaacttttaaaattaacaaaatttttcAAAGGTTCAGATAATGAATATTGTGAAGATGAAAATTCCCTGACAAATTTGGCTTCAATTTATGAGAATGCTGAAACATGGCAAACCAAAAGGCAAATCTTAAGTATAATGACAGACAAGGCTTCAAAACAAGAACTCATGAACATCATTCCTGGTCTAACTAAATGGAGAATTGATGAAGCACGAAAACATTCCAAAGAAAAAGGAAGTGGAATGCCTGTAGGAGATAAAAAATTAACAAGAGAAAGATTATGTCCTTTAAAAATAGATCATTTTATGGAATTTATTTCCCAACCACACTACCTTCAAGATGTTGCTTATGGCACAAAAACTATAAAACTCTCTACTGGAGTTATATTGACCATTCCAAATGTTGTTAGAACCGTTATCCACACTAGACTTATAGACACCTATACTAAATTGTGTTCAGAGATAAACTACCTTCCATTGAGTGAAAGAACACTATTTAGAATACTTAACCTTTGTGCAGCTTCTAAAAGAAAAAATCTGGCTGGATTGGATAGTGTGATGCAAGCTGGAACGGATGCATTTTTGAAGCTTGAGGAGATAAGAGTTCAACTGGGGGATGTTTTTGTAGATAATACAGGGAAAGACGACATACAAGatagtaaaaaatatattaaaggaGACTTTAAAACACACCTAGAAATGTCAGACAACTGTTCCTTCCACTGCATTACATTTGCACTTAGTGATCCAAAGGAGAAAAGTTATAGAAGCCAATGTCACCATAACCATCAAGACAACTGTGATAGATGTTCCAAACTTGAAACAATTTTCAGCAAGCTTGAAGAAAAGATTAACTCTGTAATTGATGCTGATCTTCAAGAAGAACTTAAACATGATCTTAGTCAATCAAAAATTAACATTCACAACTGGAAAAACCACATTATCAGATCTGCAAATCAAAACAAAGCAAAAACCAATATTATTTCAACACTGTCTCCCAACCAAATCTTGATATTTATGGACTGGGCAATGAAATACATTCCTATCATTGACAGAGAAAGTCAAAGTGAATGGTTTGGCAAGAAAGGATTAAACTGGCATGTGACAGCTGTTTGCATAAGGAAGTCAGAGGAAGAAGGTATGAAGATTTATTGCTATATCCACATATTTGATTCATGTACACAAAATTGGTACTCTGTCGCATCAATTCTAGAAGATGTCCTTACTGTTGTAAAGGAGAAAGATGACACCATTAATGAGGCTTATATAAGGTCAGACAATGCAGGTTGCTATAAAAGTGCTCCTCTTTTATTGAGCTTACCAGGAATAAGCAACAGGTCAAGAATCAACATTAAAAGGTATGATTTTAGTGATGCACAAGGTGGGAAAGACATATGCGACAGAAGAATAGCTCCAATAAAACAACATATGAAGGCATATGCCAATGAGGGACATAGCATAAAAACAGCAAATCAGATGAAAAAAGCTATTGAATCCTATGGTGGTATAGCTGGAACTTTTACTTGTGTTGTAAAAATCAATCAAGAAAAACAGACTTTACACAAATGGAAATGGCCAGGAATTTCAGAGCTTTCAAACTTTGAATGGTATGATGATGGTTCACTTAAAGTGTGGAAACAGTATGATATTGGACCCGGAAAACTGATCACAGCAACAGATGTGCAGAAAATGCTATTTAGAAAATCTCAAAATGAAACTGAATTGGTTGTTATTGAACCTTTTATTGCAGAGTGCAAGGCATTTAAGGACACATCCAGTAGTGTAAGAGTAAACAACCCAGTTAAGTATTACTGCTCAGAGCCCAATTGTATCAgctttttttctacaaatttacagCTTGAAGAACATTTAGATGTAGGCTGTCATTCCTATACCCTAGAGCATGAGACTACGTATGACAAGATTACGAAGAAATGGGGACAGCTTTGTACATCTGTCCAACTATCAAACATTCCAAATAACAGCAACACGGGTAATACAGAGTGTAATGAGAATATTGTCAGTAGTTTACAGACAGGATGGGCCTTAAGGCAACAAAGAAAATCAGCTAGGTTCTCAATTAAACTTAAACAACACCTAAACAGATTATATGACAGTGGTAATAGAAGTGGAGACCGAGCGGATCCTTGCAAAGTTGCAGAGTccttgaaaaaaatgaaagatgcTGAAGGGAAGAAAGTTTTTGATAAAGACGAGTGGATCAGTGCACAGCAGATAGCAAGCTATTTCTCCAGATGTACATACCAGAAAAGTGTAAAG GTACAAGTCATTGAGACAGAAGAAGATGAAGATCTGAATGAAATTATACAACAGGTGCAGGAAATAGAAAATGAGAGAAATTTGACACTTCTACGTCATGAAGTTCTAGAATCCTTACAAG ATAATTAA